From a single Arachis hypogaea cultivar Tifrunner chromosome 3, arahy.Tifrunner.gnm2.J5K5, whole genome shotgun sequence genomic region:
- the LOC112734825 gene encoding uncharacterized protein isoform X1: protein MPPSLAMRFSPGKEPRQDIHKRGHCLGGGLLFRERRDDDDDDLALFNEMESKENFLLQPSDDFEDPFSMQLRHFPDTKVRISIHGQGETSDLLNADDDKNDYDWLFTPPDTPLFPSLDDEPQQINVVGRGSPQSKPISISRSSTMERSYVSRRSSTPTPRRTSTGSVGPAISSGIRGASPVKTSRGNFASPKIRAWQTSSSNFSCAAPPNLCTSLADRPKIPASRNGRDSTSKFSRQSMSPTASWSSSSFLSQDRDQFSSYSKDSVASSGCDDVDSLQSIPMGSLDRANSIKGGSHSNVKYPTSKKSSSMASPNSAPKRSFDSALRQMDRKSHQKMFRPLLSSVPSTTFYVGKANSAKCSLVYSDSSATSTSNMSSDHGRRCAQDTKGSDQNQDDRVKGTEKILYSDIHEEVFSFDEIDILNENIGCVIKDESIDLLHNETIQPKINLDPAESKDSTHHDIDTELNVTSKTSNVRGDISEPACFENIATCSSCGCCYEVTEQAEKYIKLCPQCSRENTLLRHNIAETNLEVSNDSSESSTNFPAEQKPLAEIDQQPVGSELPQESDAGNMRVFLDEQEAKGSQSLSPEVIQGHLQQGPTPSSSVEESAQMHSCQPEVDQSGIDYKKPDNHHTDQELCHSQDRPNLKVNHLLEGNGISVLLRRSRSSRGTIVQGRTVTAATLSYDDLYFPRGSVNGIRRSIGHHSYSALSSVDFSPAKHSEFHVQRQSIGKKFDVDRKYDPRIKCPSTASSISGTSNHSHHGLDFMVPETSINTDYSRVTDASETEMLSQVIGVRSDDNSVTSFRNYGDCISYSYVDDHPDHASSISNTEASLKDPMSSLDEKNGVKITNVDGMDALVSTNNSAIIKSEIEGENCCQNDSGVADGNLSMVSKCTVDKSQEHSVLHSSNDSPRDFVSELNTAEYSHGIEGSTITVECQGAGNTRSLTLEEATDTILFCSSIIHDLAYQAATIAMEKELLDPLEGSEPTLTILEKANSDKKDSRNPMDSKRPSKPQKVKPTPPETDVKSLFANKTENDENVHKSLPRTIGLLDKVDGLKPPPNKLESKCNCIIM, encoded by the exons ATGCCACCTTCCTTAGCAATGAGATTCTCTCCGGGGAAAGAACCAAGACAAGACATTCACAAGCGTGGCCACTGTCTCGGAGGCGGATTGCTATTCAGGGAGAGacgagatgatgatgatgatgatcttgCTTTGTTCAATGAAATGGAGTCCAAAGAGAATTTTCTACTTCAGCCATCGGATGACTTTGAAGATCCATTTT CTATGCAGTTGAGGCATTTTCCGGATACCAAGGTTAGGATTTCCATTCATGGCCAAGGAGAAACCAGTGACTTGCTCAATGCAGATGATGACAAAAATGACTATGACTG GTTGTTCACACCACCTGACACACCACTGTTTCCTTCATTAGATGATGAACCACAACAAATAAATGTTGTAGGCAGAGGAAGTCCTCAGAGTAAACCCATTTCCATATCAAGATCTTCTACG ATGGAGAGAAGTTATGTAAGCAGGAGAAGTTCAACTCCTACCCCTCGGAGGACCAGCACTGGCTCCGTTGGTCCTGCAATCTCATCAGGGATTAGAGGAGCTTCGCCTGTTAAGACAAGCCGTGGGAACTTTGCTTCACCAAAGATAAGAGCATGGCAAACTAGTTCTTCCAATTTCTCTTGTGCTGCTCCTCCCAATCTCTGTACTTCTTTGGCTGATCGACCAAAAATTCCAGCATCCCGAAATGGTAGGGATTCAACCAGCAAATTCAGTAGGCAATCAATGTCTCCTACTGCTTCTTGGAGTAGCAGCTCTTTTCTCAGTCAAGATCGAGATCAATTCAGTTCATACAGCAAGGATTCTGTTGCATCATCTGGCTGTGATGATGTAGACTCTCTTCAGTCTATCCCAATGGGAAGTTTAGATAGAGCAAATTCAATAAAGGGGGGTTCACATTCCAATGTCAAATATCCTACTTCCAAGAAATCGTCCAGCATGGCGTCCCCAAATTCTGCTCCTAAAAGATCATTTGATTCTGCTCTCCGGCAAATG GATAGAAAAAGTCATCAGAAAATGTTCAGACCACTTCTATCTAGTGTGCCAAGTACAACTTTTTATGTTGGGAAAGCAAATTCGGCAAAATGTTCCCTTGTATATAGCGATTCTTCTGCTACTTCAACCAGCAATATGAGCTCTGATCATGGAAGACGTTGTGCACAAGATACCAAAGGGAGTGACCAAAATCAAGATGACAGGGTAAAGGGAACTGAGAAGATATTATATTCTGATATTCATGAAGAAGTATTTTCCTTTGATGAAATCGATATATTAAATGAAAATATTGGATGTGTAATCAAGGATGAATCAATTGATCTCCTGCACAATGAAACTATACAGCCTAAGATTAATTTAGATCCTGCTGAATCTAAAGATTCTACCCATCATGATATTGATACAGAATTAAATGTAACTTCAAAAACTTCCAATGTCAGAGGTGATATTTCTGAACCTGCCTGTTTTGAAAATATAGCAACTTGTTCTAGTTGTGGTTGTTGCTATGAGGTCACCGAACAAGCTGAGAAGTATATCAAGCTTTGTCCGCAGTGCAGCAGGGAAAACACCTTATTGAGACATAACATTGCAGAGACAAATTTGGAAGTTTCCAACGACTCTTCAGAGAGTTCTACAAATTTCCCTGCAGAACAAAAACCATTAGCTGAAATAGATCAACAACCAGTTGGGTCTGAACTGCCTCAAGAGTCTGATGCGGGTAACATGAGAGTTTTTCTTGATGAACAAGAAGCCAAGGGAAGTCAATCTTTGTCCCCTGAAGTAATTCAGGGTCACTTGCAACAAGGTCCTACTCCAAGTTcatctgtggaggaaagtgcacagATGCACTCCTGCCAGCCAGAGGTGGATCAATCAGGGATTGATTACAAGAAGCCAGATAATCATCATACGGATCAAGAGTTATGTCATTCCCAGGATCGCCCAAATTTGAAAGTGAACCACCTCTTGGAAGGCAATGGCATTTCTGTATTGTTGAGAAGGTCAAGGAGCAGCAGAGGAACCATAGTTCAGGGCAGGACTGTCACTGCCGCAACCTTATCTTATGATGATCTTTATTTTCCAAGAGGCAGTGTAAATGGTATAAGAAGATCAATTGGGCATCATAGTTATTCTGCCTTATCATCTGTTGATTTCAGCCCAGCAAAACATTCTGAATTTCATGTTCAAAGGCAGTCAATTGGCAAGAAATTCGATGTTGACCGCAAATATGACCCAAGGATCAAGTGTCCAAGCACTGCTTCATCTATCTCTGGAACGTCAAACCATTCTCACCATGGTTTAGATTTTATGGTACCAGAAACTTCTATCAATACAGATTATAGCAGAGTAACTGATGCTTCTGAAACAGAAATGTTAAGCCAGGTTATTGGTGTACGGTCAGATGACAATTCGGTAACATCTTTTCGAAATTATGGAGATTGTATTTCATACAGTTATGTTGACGACCATCCAGATCATGCTAGCAGCATCTCAAATACAGAAGCATCGCTTAAGGATCCAATGTCATCTCTTGATGAGAAAAATGGTGTCAAAATCACCAATGTTGATGGAATGGATGCTTTGGTTAGTACCAACAATTCTGCAATTATAAAATCAGAAATAGAAGGAGAAAACTGTTGCCAGAATGATAGTGGTGTGGCAGATGGGAATCTGTCAATGGTATCAAAGTGCACTGTGGATAAATCTCAGGAACATTCTGTCCTACATTCTTCCAATGATTCTCCTAGAGATTTTGTTTCTGAGCTCAATACGGCAGAATATTCCCATGGCATAG AGGGATCAACAATTACAGTGGAGTGTCAAGGTGCTGGCAACACTAGAAGCCTTACACTTGAAGAAGCAACAGATACCATACTCTTTTGCAGCTCTATAATCCACGATCTTGCATATCAGGCTGCAACAATAGCAATGGAAAAGGAACTCTTAGACCCTCTTGAAGGTTCTGAACCAACACTGACTATATTGGAGAAGGCCAATTCTGATAAAAAGGATTCTCGAAACCCAATGGATAGCAAGCGCCCTTCCAAACCCCAAAAAGTGAAGCCAACACCACCGGAAACTGATGTAAAATCTCTTTTTGCTAATAAGACTGAGAACGATGAAAACGTGCACAAGTCTTTGCCACGCACCATTGGGCTTCTCGATAAGGTAGACGGCCTGAAGCCACCCCCTAATAAGCTTGAATCAAAGTGTAATTGCATTATAATGTGA
- the LOC112734825 gene encoding uncharacterized protein isoform X2, producing the protein MMMMMILLCSMKWSPKRIFYFSHRMTLKIHFLRHFPDTKVRISIHGQGETSDLLNADDDKNDYDWLFTPPDTPLFPSLDDEPQQINVVGRGSPQSKPISISRSSTMERSYVSRRSSTPTPRRTSTGSVGPAISSGIRGASPVKTSRGNFASPKIRAWQTSSSNFSCAAPPNLCTSLADRPKIPASRNGRDSTSKFSRQSMSPTASWSSSSFLSQDRDQFSSYSKDSVASSGCDDVDSLQSIPMGSLDRANSIKGGSHSNVKYPTSKKSSSMASPNSAPKRSFDSALRQMDRKSHQKMFRPLLSSVPSTTFYVGKANSAKCSLVYSDSSATSTSNMSSDHGRRCAQDTKGSDQNQDDRVKGTEKILYSDIHEEVFSFDEIDILNENIGCVIKDESIDLLHNETIQPKINLDPAESKDSTHHDIDTELNVTSKTSNVRGDISEPACFENIATCSSCGCCYEVTEQAEKYIKLCPQCSRENTLLRHNIAETNLEVSNDSSESSTNFPAEQKPLAEIDQQPVGSELPQESDAGNMRVFLDEQEAKGSQSLSPEVIQGHLQQGPTPSSSVEESAQMHSCQPEVDQSGIDYKKPDNHHTDQELCHSQDRPNLKVNHLLEGNGISVLLRRSRSSRGTIVQGRTVTAATLSYDDLYFPRGSVNGIRRSIGHHSYSALSSVDFSPAKHSEFHVQRQSIGKKFDVDRKYDPRIKCPSTASSISGTSNHSHHGLDFMVPETSINTDYSRVTDASETEMLSQVIGVRSDDNSVTSFRNYGDCISYSYVDDHPDHASSISNTEASLKDPMSSLDEKNGVKITNVDGMDALVSTNNSAIIKSEIEGENCCQNDSGVADGNLSMVSKCTVDKSQEHSVLHSSNDSPRDFVSELNTAEYSHGIEGSTITVECQGAGNTRSLTLEEATDTILFCSSIIHDLAYQAATIAMEKELLDPLEGSEPTLTILEKANSDKKDSRNPMDSKRPSKPQKVKPTPPETDVKSLFANKTENDENVHKSLPRTIGLLDKVDGLKPPPNKLESKCNCIIM; encoded by the exons atgatgatgatgatgatcttgCTTTGTTCAATGAAATGGAGTCCAAAGAGAATTTTCTACTTCAGCCATCGGATGACTTTGAAGATCCATTTT TTGAGGCATTTTCCGGATACCAAGGTTAGGATTTCCATTCATGGCCAAGGAGAAACCAGTGACTTGCTCAATGCAGATGATGACAAAAATGACTATGACTG GTTGTTCACACCACCTGACACACCACTGTTTCCTTCATTAGATGATGAACCACAACAAATAAATGTTGTAGGCAGAGGAAGTCCTCAGAGTAAACCCATTTCCATATCAAGATCTTCTACG ATGGAGAGAAGTTATGTAAGCAGGAGAAGTTCAACTCCTACCCCTCGGAGGACCAGCACTGGCTCCGTTGGTCCTGCAATCTCATCAGGGATTAGAGGAGCTTCGCCTGTTAAGACAAGCCGTGGGAACTTTGCTTCACCAAAGATAAGAGCATGGCAAACTAGTTCTTCCAATTTCTCTTGTGCTGCTCCTCCCAATCTCTGTACTTCTTTGGCTGATCGACCAAAAATTCCAGCATCCCGAAATGGTAGGGATTCAACCAGCAAATTCAGTAGGCAATCAATGTCTCCTACTGCTTCTTGGAGTAGCAGCTCTTTTCTCAGTCAAGATCGAGATCAATTCAGTTCATACAGCAAGGATTCTGTTGCATCATCTGGCTGTGATGATGTAGACTCTCTTCAGTCTATCCCAATGGGAAGTTTAGATAGAGCAAATTCAATAAAGGGGGGTTCACATTCCAATGTCAAATATCCTACTTCCAAGAAATCGTCCAGCATGGCGTCCCCAAATTCTGCTCCTAAAAGATCATTTGATTCTGCTCTCCGGCAAATG GATAGAAAAAGTCATCAGAAAATGTTCAGACCACTTCTATCTAGTGTGCCAAGTACAACTTTTTATGTTGGGAAAGCAAATTCGGCAAAATGTTCCCTTGTATATAGCGATTCTTCTGCTACTTCAACCAGCAATATGAGCTCTGATCATGGAAGACGTTGTGCACAAGATACCAAAGGGAGTGACCAAAATCAAGATGACAGGGTAAAGGGAACTGAGAAGATATTATATTCTGATATTCATGAAGAAGTATTTTCCTTTGATGAAATCGATATATTAAATGAAAATATTGGATGTGTAATCAAGGATGAATCAATTGATCTCCTGCACAATGAAACTATACAGCCTAAGATTAATTTAGATCCTGCTGAATCTAAAGATTCTACCCATCATGATATTGATACAGAATTAAATGTAACTTCAAAAACTTCCAATGTCAGAGGTGATATTTCTGAACCTGCCTGTTTTGAAAATATAGCAACTTGTTCTAGTTGTGGTTGTTGCTATGAGGTCACCGAACAAGCTGAGAAGTATATCAAGCTTTGTCCGCAGTGCAGCAGGGAAAACACCTTATTGAGACATAACATTGCAGAGACAAATTTGGAAGTTTCCAACGACTCTTCAGAGAGTTCTACAAATTTCCCTGCAGAACAAAAACCATTAGCTGAAATAGATCAACAACCAGTTGGGTCTGAACTGCCTCAAGAGTCTGATGCGGGTAACATGAGAGTTTTTCTTGATGAACAAGAAGCCAAGGGAAGTCAATCTTTGTCCCCTGAAGTAATTCAGGGTCACTTGCAACAAGGTCCTACTCCAAGTTcatctgtggaggaaagtgcacagATGCACTCCTGCCAGCCAGAGGTGGATCAATCAGGGATTGATTACAAGAAGCCAGATAATCATCATACGGATCAAGAGTTATGTCATTCCCAGGATCGCCCAAATTTGAAAGTGAACCACCTCTTGGAAGGCAATGGCATTTCTGTATTGTTGAGAAGGTCAAGGAGCAGCAGAGGAACCATAGTTCAGGGCAGGACTGTCACTGCCGCAACCTTATCTTATGATGATCTTTATTTTCCAAGAGGCAGTGTAAATGGTATAAGAAGATCAATTGGGCATCATAGTTATTCTGCCTTATCATCTGTTGATTTCAGCCCAGCAAAACATTCTGAATTTCATGTTCAAAGGCAGTCAATTGGCAAGAAATTCGATGTTGACCGCAAATATGACCCAAGGATCAAGTGTCCAAGCACTGCTTCATCTATCTCTGGAACGTCAAACCATTCTCACCATGGTTTAGATTTTATGGTACCAGAAACTTCTATCAATACAGATTATAGCAGAGTAACTGATGCTTCTGAAACAGAAATGTTAAGCCAGGTTATTGGTGTACGGTCAGATGACAATTCGGTAACATCTTTTCGAAATTATGGAGATTGTATTTCATACAGTTATGTTGACGACCATCCAGATCATGCTAGCAGCATCTCAAATACAGAAGCATCGCTTAAGGATCCAATGTCATCTCTTGATGAGAAAAATGGTGTCAAAATCACCAATGTTGATGGAATGGATGCTTTGGTTAGTACCAACAATTCTGCAATTATAAAATCAGAAATAGAAGGAGAAAACTGTTGCCAGAATGATAGTGGTGTGGCAGATGGGAATCTGTCAATGGTATCAAAGTGCACTGTGGATAAATCTCAGGAACATTCTGTCCTACATTCTTCCAATGATTCTCCTAGAGATTTTGTTTCTGAGCTCAATACGGCAGAATATTCCCATGGCATAG AGGGATCAACAATTACAGTGGAGTGTCAAGGTGCTGGCAACACTAGAAGCCTTACACTTGAAGAAGCAACAGATACCATACTCTTTTGCAGCTCTATAATCCACGATCTTGCATATCAGGCTGCAACAATAGCAATGGAAAAGGAACTCTTAGACCCTCTTGAAGGTTCTGAACCAACACTGACTATATTGGAGAAGGCCAATTCTGATAAAAAGGATTCTCGAAACCCAATGGATAGCAAGCGCCCTTCCAAACCCCAAAAAGTGAAGCCAACACCACCGGAAACTGATGTAAAATCTCTTTTTGCTAATAAGACTGAGAACGATGAAAACGTGCACAAGTCTTTGCCACGCACCATTGGGCTTCTCGATAAGGTAGACGGCCTGAAGCCACCCCCTAATAAGCTTGAATCAAAGTGTAATTGCATTATAATGTGA